From a single Anaerolineales bacterium genomic region:
- a CDS encoding helix-turn-helix transcriptional regulator encodes MKNRLKVLRAERDWSQADLADKLDVSRQTVNAIETGKYDPSLPLAFKIAELFGMKIEEIFFMNKETNSS; translated from the coding sequence ATGAAAAACCGACTCAAAGTCCTGCGCGCCGAACGGGATTGGTCGCAGGCAGACCTCGCCGACAAACTGGATGTCTCGCGCCAGACCGTCAACGCCATCGAAACAGGCAAATACGATCCCAGCCTGCCGTTAGCATTCAAGATCGCGGAGTTGTTTGGGATGAAGATCGAGGAAATATTCTTCATGAACAAGGAAACTAATTCTTCATGA